One Rickettsia akari str. Hartford genomic window, TTCCTTCTATACAAGATTGGAGATATAAAGAATTAAAAGAGCTGGGTATCGAGTTTTCAAATAATGAAAAATTAGCAATTTATAATTCAGTATGAAAAGATGATGCTATTTTTTATAAGGGTATATTCATAACCGGTAATCATTCAAATAGCGGTACTTTATTGAAATTTTCTGAAGAGCTAAATGCTAGTTTTCTTGTATTTATTGATGACAGTGCGAAATATGTGGAAGATGTAAGAGATTATTGTAAAAAGAATAACATCGGTTTTTAGGCATTTTATTTGACGTGC contains:
- a CDS encoding DUF2608 domain-containing protein, which codes for MKFSEELNASFLVFIDDSAKYVEDVRDYCKKNNIGF